The following proteins are encoded in a genomic region of Neurospora crassa OR74A linkage group VI, whole genome shotgun sequence:
- a CDS encoding short-chain dehydrogenase/reductase SDR, translating into MAAATRSVRMASRLTSFSRPSALFAQRASVAQRAAFSVSTRNLKSEVVKETEVPVSIYSGDAKGAASSNTGDHFSIPVKPRQQVAESEPDDHVQPLEDKVYRQMPRTLQKMSVMGKVIIITGGARGLGNYMARACAEAGAKAIVIFDANQDLGDESAAELHQKTGLPVSFFKVDVRDGSAINAAVQNVVDLYGAPDVLVNSAGIADSNIPAEKYDAAMFRRLIDINLNGSFLMSQAVGRAMMAAGKPGSIILVASMSGTIVNYPQEQSCYNASKAGVIQLGKSLAAEWAKYNIRVNCISPGYMDTALNKVPALDAQKKIWKSLTPQERLGAVDDLNGLCVFLASDASSFMTGSNVIIDGGYTLY; encoded by the exons ATGGCCGCCGCTACTCGCTCCGTCCGCATGGCCTCGCGcctcacctccttctcccgcCCTTCGGCTCTTTTTGCCCAGAGGGCCTCGGTTGCCCAACGCGCCGCCTTCTCGGTTTCCACTCGCAACCTCAAGTCTGAGGTCGTGAAGGAGACAGAGGTTCCCGTCTCTATCTACTCTGGCGACGCAAAGggcgccgcctcctccaatACTGGTGATCACTTCAGCATTCCCGTAAAGCCTCGCCAGCAGGTTGCGGAGAGCGAGCCCGATGACCACGTGCAGCCCTTGGAGGATAAGGTCTATCGTCAGATGCCTCGCACTCTTCAAAAGATGAGCGTCATGGGCAAGGTTATTATCATTACTGG CGGTGCCCGTGGTCTCGGTAACTACATGGCTCGCGCTTGCGCTGAGGCTGGTGCCAAGGCCATTGTTATTTTCGATGCCAACCAGGACCTCGGCGACGAGTCTGCTGCTGAGCTTCACCAAAAGACTGGTCTTCCCGTCTCATTCTTCAAGGTAGATGTTCGTGATGGCAGCGCCATCAACGCTGCCGTCCAGAACGTTGTTGACCTCTATGGCGCTCCCGACGTTCTGGTTAACTCGGCCGGCATCGCCGACTCGAACATTCCTGCCGAGAAGTACGATGCTGCCATGTTCCGTCGTCTCATTgacatcaacctcaacgGCTCTTTCCTGATGTCCCAGGCCGTCGGCCGCGCCATGATGGCCGCTGGCAAACCCGGCTCCATTATCCTTGTTGCCTCGATGTCCGGCACCATCGTCAACTACCCTCAGGAGCAGTCGTGCTACAACGCCTCTAAGGCTGGTGTCATTCAGCTCGGCAAGTCTCTTGCTGCCGAGTGGGCCAAGTACAACATCCGTGTTAACTGCATTTCCCCCGGTTACATGGATACCGCCCTGAATAAGGTCCCTGCCCTTGACGCCCAAAAGAAGATCTGGAAGTCGCTGACTCCCCAGGAGCGTTTGGGCGCCGTTGACGATCTCAACGGCCTCTGCGTCTTCCTTGCGTCTGACGCTTCCAGCTTCATGACCGGCTCCAATGTCATCATTGACGGTGGTTACACCCTTTACTAA
- the stk-4 gene encoding serine/threonine-protein kinase ste-20, variant 1, which translates to MDGQLSLLSPTSSSSTSHSRKRLTKKQRPPSANHRTSSSFNVESLRIDAQSLDSKRSASSLRQGPNCNQSPSLARTVSVPVSVPSNAPAHTKASDLSLPRSHTTRSQSANRPYNPTQTIPTNRFILSPASSSQPQTQSPPYPSAVASTTVTSSRNKDTSKQYDPLDSCIGSFDQNKLSTDELIGAPFDGNAILSRIEATKLSAAPAPTSTTTIAHSNNISPRRVAPPPPPPPPALSRSNTDSKAARSSKPSKSPKSTISNKTMGASSFRHSASFSSAEQLPPSEKPSKSESSSSSNKRHSGDGKESRVPGMLRKKSGFSGFMNSLVGSPKKPLISAPENPVHVTHVGYDSNTGQFTGLPKEWQRLISESGITEKDRREHPQILVDVLTFYKETTEKPQEDQQLEKFHDARATDFRSPPVTGTAPLVLQTGVGYAHGPMSPMISPPASPRFPQVGHEGSFENPRAPPPVPKGPGPLPAKDINLIPSRPAPKPPAISTRPLVPPASLPAKDSGIGMPPPGDEAPMPYLPPKDNVQHMYQEEHRNRSRSNSRTNGAAPFSPVQASPLHPIATANQTAAYQQQLLQHQQEQAMAQAQAAMSGQLSRAASKRQQPTPPTSQHQHPRQPDINGAPRMPQTQGAAPQASARPRHRPRQSNAIDVVASLKRICSDGDPREIYRGFTKIGQGASGGVYTGHERGSNRLVAIKQMNLEQQPKKDLIINEILVMKESSHPNIVNFIDSYLCAGELWVVMEYMEGGSLTDVVTFNIMTEGQIASVCRETLRGLQHLHSKGVIHRDIKSDNILLSMEGNIKLTDFGFCATINEAQSKRTTMVGTPYWMAPEVVTRKEYGRKVDIWSLGIMAIEMIEGEPPYLTESPLRALWLIATNGTPHIKDEQSLSPVFRDFLYFALKVDPEKRASAHDLLRHDFMNKCVDLSTLAPLVRAAREARAQEKARKGQ; encoded by the exons ATGGACGGCcagctctccctcctctcgcccacctcgtcctcctccacttcgCATAGTCGCAAAAGACTCACAAAGAAGCAACGCCCGCCATCCGCAAATCACCGCACTAGCTCCTCTTTCAATGTCGAATCGCTCCGTATTGACGCCCAATCTCTAGACAGCAAACGGAGCGCCTCCAGCCTGCGCCAGGGCCCCAACTGCAACCAAAGCCCATCTCTGGCCAGGACCGTATCCGTCCCAGTCTCCGTCCCTTCAAACGCGCCCGCCCACACCAAAGCCAGCGACCTCTCTCTGCCACGCTCCCACACCACTCGCTCTCAATCCGCAAATCGCCCTTACAATCCGACGCAGACAATACCAACCAACCGCTTTATCCTCTCGCCGGCCTCATCGTCGCAACCCCAAACTCAATCGCCGCCTTATCCCAGCGCTGTTGCCAGCACCACCGTTACTAGCTCCAGGAACAAGGACACATCCAAGCAGTACGACCCACTAGACTCCTGCATTGGATCCTTCGATCAAAACAAATTATCCACGGATGAACTGATTGGCGCTCCATTCGACGGCAACGCCATTCTCAGTCGAATCGAGGCAACAAAATTATCAGCCGCGCCCGCGCCCACGTCCACGACCACGATTGCGCACTCCAACAACATTTCTCCTCGTCGTgtcgctcctcctcctcctcctcccccgcctgCTCTATCGCGCTCAAACACGGACTCCAAGGCTGCGAGATCTTCAAAACCGTCAAAGTCGCCCAAATCCACCATATCAAACAAGACCATGGGCGCATCTTCATTCCGCCACTCGGCGAGTTTCTCGTCGGCTGAACAACTTCCGCCAAGCGAAAAGCCGTCCAAGTCAGAGAGCAGCTCTTCGAGTAACAAGAGACACTCCGGTGATGGTAAAGAGTCCAGGGTGCCCGGTATGCTAAGGAAGAAGTCGGGCTTCTCCGGCTTCATGAACAGCTTAGTTGGGTCTCCGAAAAAGCCATTGATTTCGGCGCCAGAGAACCCCGTTCACGTCACACACGTCGGATATGATAGCAATACTGGCCAGTTCACG GGTTTGCCAAAAGAGTGGCAGCGTTTGATAAGCGAGAGTGGAATCACTGAGAAGGACAGAAGAGAACACCCACAAATACTGGTCGATGTCCTCACATTTTACAAGGAGACAACCGAGAAGCCACAGGAAGATCAACAGCTAGAGAAGTTCCACGATGCACGAGCGACAGATTTTCGCAGCCCGCCCGTGACCGGCACCGCTCCGCTCGTACTGCAAACAGGCGTTGGCTACGCTCATGGTCCCATGTCGCCAATGATTAGTCCACCCGCTAGTCCTAGGTTTCCTCAAGTTGGTCATGAGGGCAGCTTTGAGAACCCCcgtgcgccgccgccggttcCCAAGGGCCCTGGCCCTCTTCCAGCAAAGGATATCAACTTGATCCCCAGCAGACCGGCACCGAAGCCACCAGCAATATCCACACGACCGCTGGTGCCGCCAGCCTCATTGCCAGCCAAGGATTCAGGAATTGGCATGCCACCGCCCGGTGATGAGGCTCCGATGCCGTACCTCCCTCCCAAGGATAATGTCCAGCATATGTACCAGGAGGAGCACAGGAACAGGTCCAGATCGAATTCCCGGACAAACGGCGCTGCCCCGTTCTCTCCCGTGCAGGCGTCCCCACTGCATCCGATCGCCACGGCGAACCAGACTGCGGCTTATCAGCAGCAATTGTTGCAACACCAGCAAGAACAGGCCATGGCCCAAGCCCAGGCAGCAATGAGCGGTCAACTGAGCCGAGCTGCAAGCAAGAGACAACAACCAACTCCGCCCACctcacaacaccaacacccccGGCAGCCAGACATCAATGGGGCTCCTCGTATGCCACAGACTCAGGGGGCGGCTCCCCAAGCTAGCGCGAGACCCCGTCACAGACCGCGGCAAAGTAACGCGATTGATGTCGTGGCTTCCCTAAAGAGGATATGCTCCGACGGGGATCCGAGAGAGATTTATCGTGGGTTTACCAAAATTGGTCAGGGTGCCTCTGGTGGTGTGTATACTGGCCATGAAAGGGGAAGCAACAGGCTGGTGGCTATCAAGCAGATGAACCTTGAGCAACAGCCAAAGAAGGATCTCATCATCAATGAGATTTTGGTTATGAAGGAGAGCTCACACCCCAATATTGTCAACTTTATTGACAGTTACCTATGTGCTGGGGAATTGTGGGTAGTCATGGAATACATGGAGGGTGGTAGCTTGACGGATGTTGTCACGTTCAACATCATGACTGAAGGGCAGATCGCGTCAGTTTGCCGAGAAACCCTCAGAGGCCTTCAACATCTGCACTCCAAGGGCGTCATACACAGAGATATCAAGTCAGACAACATTCTCCTTAGCATGGAAGGCAATATCAAGCTCA CCGATTTTGGATTCTGTGCTACAATCAACGAAGCTCAAAGTAAGCGTACGACAATGGTCGGCACGCCTTATTGGATGGCGCCCGAGGTTGTGACACGTAAAGAGTACGGCCGCAAGGTGGATATCTGGTCATTGGGCATCATGGCCATCGAGATGATTGAAGGAGAGCCTCCCTACCTGACCGAGTCGCCTCTTCGAGCGCTTTGGCTCATTGCGACCAACGGCACGCCGCACATCAAGGATGAGCAGTCACTCTCACCAGTTTTCCGCGACTTCCTCTACTTTGCCCTCAAGGTGGACCCGGAGAAGAGGGCCAGCGCTCATGATCTACTAAGG CACGACTTCATGAACAAGTGCGTCGACCTATCAACACTGGCGCCCCTTGTCCGAGCAGCAAGGGAAGCCCGAGCCCAAGAGAAGGCCCGTAAAGGGCAGTAG
- the stk-4 gene encoding serine/threonine-protein kinase ste-20, variant 2: MGASSFRHSASFSSAEQLPPSEKPSKSESSSSSNKRHSGDGKESRVPGMLRKKSGFSGFMNSLVGSPKKPLISAPENPVHVTHVGYDSNTGQFTGLPKEWQRLISESGITEKDRREHPQILVDVLTFYKETTEKPQEDQQLEKFHDARATDFRSPPVTGTAPLVLQTGVGYAHGPMSPMISPPASPRFPQVGHEGSFENPRAPPPVPKGPGPLPAKDINLIPSRPAPKPPAISTRPLVPPASLPAKDSGIGMPPPGDEAPMPYLPPKDNVQHMYQEEHRNRSRSNSRTNGAAPFSPVQASPLHPIATANQTAAYQQQLLQHQQEQAMAQAQAAMSGQLSRAASKRQQPTPPTSQHQHPRQPDINGAPRMPQTQGAAPQASARPRHRPRQSNAIDVVASLKRICSDGDPREIYRGFTKIGQGASGGVYTGHERGSNRLVAIKQMNLEQQPKKDLIINEILVMKESSHPNIVNFIDSYLCAGELWVVMEYMEGGSLTDVVTFNIMTEGQIASVCRETLRGLQHLHSKGVIHRDIKSDNILLSMEGNIKLTDFGFCATINEAQSKRTTMVGTPYWMAPEVVTRKEYGRKVDIWSLGIMAIEMIEGEPPYLTESPLRALWLIATNGTPHIKDEQSLSPVFRDFLYFALKVDPEKRASAHDLLRHDFMNKCVDLSTLAPLVRAAREARAQEKARKGQ; this comes from the exons ATGGGCGCATCTTCATTCCGCCACTCGGCGAGTTTCTCGTCGGCTGAACAACTTCCGCCAAGCGAAAAGCCGTCCAAGTCAGAGAGCAGCTCTTCGAGTAACAAGAGACACTCCGGTGATGGTAAAGAGTCCAGGGTGCCCGGTATGCTAAGGAAGAAGTCGGGCTTCTCCGGCTTCATGAACAGCTTAGTTGGGTCTCCGAAAAAGCCATTGATTTCGGCGCCAGAGAACCCCGTTCACGTCACACACGTCGGATATGATAGCAATACTGGCCAGTTCACG GGTTTGCCAAAAGAGTGGCAGCGTTTGATAAGCGAGAGTGGAATCACTGAGAAGGACAGAAGAGAACACCCACAAATACTGGTCGATGTCCTCACATTTTACAAGGAGACAACCGAGAAGCCACAGGAAGATCAACAGCTAGAGAAGTTCCACGATGCACGAGCGACAGATTTTCGCAGCCCGCCCGTGACCGGCACCGCTCCGCTCGTACTGCAAACAGGCGTTGGCTACGCTCATGGTCCCATGTCGCCAATGATTAGTCCACCCGCTAGTCCTAGGTTTCCTCAAGTTGGTCATGAGGGCAGCTTTGAGAACCCCcgtgcgccgccgccggttcCCAAGGGCCCTGGCCCTCTTCCAGCAAAGGATATCAACTTGATCCCCAGCAGACCGGCACCGAAGCCACCAGCAATATCCACACGACCGCTGGTGCCGCCAGCCTCATTGCCAGCCAAGGATTCAGGAATTGGCATGCCACCGCCCGGTGATGAGGCTCCGATGCCGTACCTCCCTCCCAAGGATAATGTCCAGCATATGTACCAGGAGGAGCACAGGAACAGGTCCAGATCGAATTCCCGGACAAACGGCGCTGCCCCGTTCTCTCCCGTGCAGGCGTCCCCACTGCATCCGATCGCCACGGCGAACCAGACTGCGGCTTATCAGCAGCAATTGTTGCAACACCAGCAAGAACAGGCCATGGCCCAAGCCCAGGCAGCAATGAGCGGTCAACTGAGCCGAGCTGCAAGCAAGAGACAACAACCAACTCCGCCCACctcacaacaccaacacccccGGCAGCCAGACATCAATGGGGCTCCTCGTATGCCACAGACTCAGGGGGCGGCTCCCCAAGCTAGCGCGAGACCCCGTCACAGACCGCGGCAAAGTAACGCGATTGATGTCGTGGCTTCCCTAAAGAGGATATGCTCCGACGGGGATCCGAGAGAGATTTATCGTGGGTTTACCAAAATTGGTCAGGGTGCCTCTGGTGGTGTGTATACTGGCCATGAAAGGGGAAGCAACAGGCTGGTGGCTATCAAGCAGATGAACCTTGAGCAACAGCCAAAGAAGGATCTCATCATCAATGAGATTTTGGTTATGAAGGAGAGCTCACACCCCAATATTGTCAACTTTATTGACAGTTACCTATGTGCTGGGGAATTGTGGGTAGTCATGGAATACATGGAGGGTGGTAGCTTGACGGATGTTGTCACGTTCAACATCATGACTGAAGGGCAGATCGCGTCAGTTTGCCGAGAAACCCTCAGAGGCCTTCAACATCTGCACTCCAAGGGCGTCATACACAGAGATATCAAGTCAGACAACATTCTCCTTAGCATGGAAGGCAATATCAAGCTCA CCGATTTTGGATTCTGTGCTACAATCAACGAAGCTCAAAGTAAGCGTACGACAATGGTCGGCACGCCTTATTGGATGGCGCCCGAGGTTGTGACACGTAAAGAGTACGGCCGCAAGGTGGATATCTGGTCATTGGGCATCATGGCCATCGAGATGATTGAAGGAGAGCCTCCCTACCTGACCGAGTCGCCTCTTCGAGCGCTTTGGCTCATTGCGACCAACGGCACGCCGCACATCAAGGATGAGCAGTCACTCTCACCAGTTTTCCGCGACTTCCTCTACTTTGCCCTCAAGGTGGACCCGGAGAAGAGGGCCAGCGCTCATGATCTACTAAGG CACGACTTCATGAACAAGTGCGTCGACCTATCAACACTGGCGCCCCTTGTCCGAGCAGCAAGGGAAGCCCGAGCCCAAGAGAAGGCCCGTAAAGGGCAGTAG